A window of the Rhizobium viscosum genome harbors these coding sequences:
- a CDS encoding alpha-D-ribose 1-methylphosphonate 5-phosphate C-P-lyase PhnJ produces the protein MHAVPPYTRVEPLVFDDVPYRVEDHADNICHRSGVTGYFMNELPLYERTAAGRWLLHLRGFRQAVRRQAYPQAGWRSRRYRRNLLQGARAKGAQIQDGAEDVAE, from the coding sequence ATCCATGCCGTACCGCCCTATACGCGCGTCGAACCGCTTGTCTTCGACGATGTGCCTTATCGGGTCGAGGACCATGCTGACAATATTTGTCACCGAAGCGGCGTAACAGGCTACTTTATGAACGAACTGCCGCTTTATGAACGAACTGCCGCAGGACGATGGCTCCTCCACCTTCGAGGTTTCCGACAGGCAGTACGGCGTCAAGCATATCCGCAAGCGGGATGGCGAAGCCGTCGCTATCGGCGAAACCTATTACAAGGCGCCCGCGCCAAGGGCGCGCAGATCCAGGATGGAGCAGAAGATGTGGCTGAGTGA